A genomic stretch from Solanum stenotomum isolate F172 chromosome 8, ASM1918654v1, whole genome shotgun sequence includes:
- the LOC125874317 gene encoding tropinone reductase homolog At5g06060-like, which yields MAKVAAFAKRSRWSLNGLAALVTGGTTGIGHAVVEELAGLGAKVYTCSKTESELNEPMQDWADRGIQVKGSACDVTCRDQRIELMKKVSSEFDGKLNILINNVGTNIWKHSIDYNAEDYAHMMATNLESSFHFSQLAHPLLKSSGDGSIVFTASVAGLVHVSGTSIYGATKAGMIQLTRNLACEWGRDGIRVNAVAPCYTNTPLVKHLLKDKEFSDALISRIPLGRSGEVEEVSSLIAYLCLPGASYVTGQIIPVDGGFTVYGFQQPGY from the exons ATGGCTAAAGTTGCAGCGTTTGCCAAAAGATCTAGATGGTCACTTAATGGTTTGGCTGCTCTTGTCACTGGTGGCACTACTGGAATTGG tcatgCAGTTGTTGAGGAGCTAGCTGGACTTGGTGCAAAAGTGTACACATGTTCCAAGACAGAATCAGAGCTTAATGAGCCAATGCAAGATTGGGCAGACAGAGGCATACAAGTGAAAGGCTCAGCATGTGATGTAACTTGTAGAGACCAAAGAATTGAGCTCATGAAAAAAGTTTCCTCTGAATTTGATGGAAAACTTAACATTCTT ATAAACAATGTTGGAACAAACATTTGGAAGCACTCTATCGATTATAATGCTGAAGATTATGCACACATGATGGCTACCAATTTAGAATCTTCATTCCATTTCAGTCAACTTGCTCATCCTCTTCTGAAATCATCTGGTGATGGAAGTATTGTTTTCACTGCCTCTGTTGCTGGTCTTGTCCATGTCTCTGGTACTTCTATTTACGGAGCAACAAAAG CGGGAATGATTCAGCTTACACGAAATCTGGCCTGTGAATGGGGAAGAGATGGTATTCGGGTTAATGCTGTTGCACCATGTTACACAAACACACCCCTCGTGAAACAT TTGCTCAAGGATAAAGAATTTTCGGATGCCTTAATATCAAGAATTCCTCTTGGGCGTTCAGGAGAAGTGGAAGAAGTTTCATCTCTCATCGCGTATCTCTGTCTTCCTGGTGCTTCTTATGTCACTGGCCAGATTATACCAGTTGACGGAGGATTCACCGTCTATGGCTTCCAACAGCCTGGCTATTAA